GCTGCACCACGAAACAGCAGCGGATGGCGGGCTCGCTGTGTGTTGACTTGCGGATCGGATCTCGGATGACATGCAGGCTGCATCGCGAATATCTCAGTATCACAGGAGAGCAGGGGAGAAGAACGAAGCCTATTCATCCTATCGCGCGGCAGAGGCCGGGTCCAGAAAGAAAGGATTCCAGGCTCTGTCGGAGGGATAGAAAAACAGGCTCTACTCCTGAGAGCAGAACCTGTCCTGCATAGTTTCTGTGATTCACGTCAAACTGAAGTCATGCTGTGAAACGCTACTTGGCTTTCGAATCCAGATCGAAATTCACGGTGTTCTCGCCCGGTTTGACTTCCGCAGTGAGTTTTGAGTTTTGATTAAATTTTGCCGGGACCTGATCTTCTGTGTCATTGGGTGAACCCGGTTCACCCATCTTACTGATGCGTACCGCGTGCTGGCCTGGTATCGCTCCCTGTGTATCAGTGTTGTAAGCCAGTTCATAATGGCCGGTTTCATCAGTCATGCCTACCGAAGGGGCTCCCGACTGAGGTTGAAACGTCACGGAGGCCTGTGTCAGTGGTTGCCCATCTAAAGTGATCGTACCTGAGACCTGTCCCAGATCGGGTGTATCTGCTCCTCCCCCTGCGCAGCCGGCAAGCAGGCAGGCTGTCATCAGGCAGAGTGCATGTAAAAACTTAAGTTGATAAATCCACATTAATATTTCTCACAAATGATTGCTCTGTTAGAAGTCGCCGACCACTTCGCCGCCGTTGATAGTCTGAACTGCTCTGAGTAGATTGATATCGATGTTTTCAGTAACGAACCGCACGGCACCATCACCCATGAGTGCATGACAACCACCCACGTGTTCGCTACCTGGCGATCCCCAGTTTACCAGCTTATTGGTTGCGCTGGTTGGTTGGTTAATCTTTCGATAAGGGGCTGCAATAATCGCGGCGGTGGCCACCCATGTTGCCCAGAATGGACCTCGAATTGCCGAGTCTTTTTGCATCGGGGTCTCCATCATTACCATGGTGTTACTGGTACCATCGCTGAAGTCCCGCATCC
The sequence above is a segment of the Gimesia algae genome. Coding sequences within it:
- a CDS encoding carboxypeptidase-like regulatory domain-containing protein; amino-acid sequence: MWIYQLKFLHALCLMTACLLAGCAGGGADTPDLGQVSGTITLDGQPLTQASVTFQPQSGAPSVGMTDETGHYELAYNTDTQGAIPGQHAVRISKMGEPGSPNDTEDQVPAKFNQNSKLTAEVKPGENTVNFDLDSKAK